The following proteins come from a genomic window of Alphaproteobacteria bacterium:
- the rnc gene encoding ribonuclease III: MEKKLYDILGYTFKDPTLLKMALTHPSALPKKHRNYEFERLEFLGDRVLGLIIAEFVYSQYPDEREGVLARYQSVLVSRDICKKIGENIGLLPFIKYSLKDYQSKNTALIANTIEAVLGAIFLDGNLNPCKQFIYKHWKTDLIQEQSKDPKTLVQEWAQKTYNIVPTYTLLEKAGSEHSPIFTYQLQVEPDFESVGKGYNRKQAEQDAAQNFIEKYQKKMRLK, translated from the coding sequence TTGGAAAAAAAATTATATGATATCTTAGGATACACTTTCAAAGATCCAACGCTTTTAAAAATGGCGTTAACGCATCCTAGCGCCTTACCCAAGAAGCATCGTAATTATGAGTTTGAGCGTTTAGAGTTTTTGGGCGACCGCGTTCTAGGTCTTATCATTGCAGAGTTTGTATATTCTCAATATCCAGACGAGCGAGAGGGGGTATTGGCGCGCTATCAATCCGTATTGGTCAGTCGGGATATTTGTAAAAAAATTGGCGAAAATATTGGGCTTTTGCCATTCATTAAATATAGTTTAAAAGATTATCAGTCTAAGAATACAGCCTTGATTGCAAATACTATAGAAGCTGTTTTAGGTGCGATTTTCTTAGATGGTAATCTTAACCCATGCAAACAGTTTATCTATAAACATTGGAAAACTGATCTAATTCAAGAGCAATCTAAAGACCCCAAAACTCTTGTGCAAGAATGGGCGCAAAAAACTTATAATATTGTTCCAACTTATACTTTGTTAGAAAAAGCAGGATCAGAGCACTCACCTATTTTTACATATCAGCTTCAAGTTGAACCTGATTTTGAAAGTGTGGGCAAGGGGTATAACAGAAAGCAGGCTGAGCAGGATGCGGCACAAAATTTTATTGAAAAATATCAAAAGAAAATGAGGCTAAAATAA
- the lepB gene encoding signal peptidase I, producing MFFNKPSEHRFRKTMRDIVFLFMILLTFRAVSYQHYLIPSGSLIPTLNVGDFVMVNKAAYGYSRYSLPQHLNLFSGKIFMTKTPQIGDVIAFANPKNTKMDYIKRCVGLPGDRVQLRQGKLYINGQVCQYKRVENYKTTDSKGKTVEYHCYEETLPNGVKHIIMRTEDSSDGLFMDPRNNTEEFVVPAGHYFGLGDNRNQSQDSRYPNPGFVPIEYIWAKAELICFSVEFSFAGEKWNPLTWHKLRLKPRWTHIGKKII from the coding sequence ATGTTTTTTAATAAGCCATCCGAGCATCGATTCAGAAAAACGATGCGCGATATTGTGTTTTTATTTATGATTTTGCTGACATTTCGTGCGGTTTCATATCAGCATTATCTCATTCCATCTGGATCGCTTATTCCAACGTTAAATGTTGGTGATTTTGTGATGGTGAATAAGGCGGCGTATGGTTATTCCCGATACAGCTTGCCACAACATCTCAACCTTTTTAGTGGAAAAATTTTTATGACAAAAACGCCACAAATCGGAGATGTGATAGCGTTTGCAAATCCAAAGAATACGAAAATGGATTACATCAAGAGATGTGTAGGTTTGCCAGGAGATAGGGTGCAACTTCGACAAGGTAAGCTATATATCAATGGGCAGGTTTGTCAGTACAAAAGAGTTGAAAATTACAAAACTACAGACTCTAAGGGTAAAACCGTAGAATATCATTGTTATGAAGAAACTTTGCCTAATGGTGTAAAGCATATTATTATGCGCACCGAAGATTCTTCAGATGGTTTGTTCATGGATCCAAGAAATAATACAGAAGAGTTTGTAGTGCCAGCAGGACATTATTTTGGGCTAGGGGATAATCGCAACCAATCTCAAGATAGTCGATATCCAAATCCAGGGTTTGTTCCAATTGAGTATATTTGGGCCAAAGCAGAGTTGATTTGTTTTTCGGTTGAATTTTCATTTGCAGGAGAGAAGTGGAATCCATTAACATGGCATAAACTTCGCCTCAAACCAAGGTGGACACATATTGGAAAAAAAATTATATGA
- a CDS encoding tyrosine-type recombinase/integrase, whose amino-acid sequence MSELQHRHPEYSERSSHSEHNQDPSSSTQDDEITVSQDDNYIQDFLEDIKLKTAQSTRQTYAKDLRYFYEFFIARHKDVLNLSFDDIHEWLSYRYDQNYAKRYTRRVVSTLKNYFKFLKRKGVIEDHNFFYIHRIKVEEKLPRVVDMSQIKDVLLKCHELPAKEWVQKRDFSFFYLIYQTGLRISEALNIEKKQLNEYLVVHGKGDKKRIVPVFEETLNMIKTYLDDCPFKDKAYVFCGEKGGKLDQSIMQKKLREIRQLFNLPDYITPHSLRHSCATHILESGGDLRNIQKLLGHSSMNTTQLYLSVSKNKMIAGYKKHQKR is encoded by the coding sequence ATGAGTGAATTACAACACCGTCATCCTGAGTATAGCGAAAGATCTTCTCACAGCGAGCACAACCAAGATCCTTCGTCTTCGACTCAGGATGATGAGATTACAGTGTCTCAGGATGACAACTATATACAAGATTTCCTAGAAGATATAAAACTCAAAACTGCCCAAAGTACGCGTCAAACTTATGCAAAAGATTTGCGTTATTTTTATGAGTTTTTTATAGCAAGACATAAAGATGTATTAAATCTATCTTTTGATGATATTCATGAGTGGTTGTCTTATCGTTATGATCAAAACTACGCTAAGCGGTATACGCGCAGGGTGGTCTCAACGCTCAAGAATTACTTCAAATTCCTTAAACGAAAGGGTGTAATCGAGGATCATAATTTCTTTTATATTCACCGAATTAAGGTAGAGGAAAAGCTGCCGCGTGTTGTGGATATGTCGCAAATTAAAGATGTATTATTAAAGTGTCATGAGTTGCCTGCTAAAGAATGGGTGCAGAAACGAGACTTTTCTTTTTTTTACCTTATTTATCAAACAGGTCTTCGCATTAGTGAGGCGTTGAATATTGAGAAGAAGCAGCTAAATGAATACCTTGTGGTTCATGGAAAAGGCGATAAAAAACGCATTGTGCCCGTATTTGAGGAAACTCTAAATATGATCAAAACATATTTAGATGACTGCCCATTTAAGGACAAAGCTTATGTATTTTGTGGCGAAAAAGGTGGAAAGTTAGATCAGTCTATTATGCAAAAAAAACTGCGAGAAATTCGTCAGTTATTTAACCTTCCAGACTATATAACGCCGCATAGTTTAAGACATTCCTGCGCAACGCATATTCTAGAAAGTGGAGGAGATTTACGCAATATTCAGAAATTGCTAGGGCATTCTTCTATGAATACAACGCAACTTTATCTCAGTGTTTCAAAAAATAAGATGATTGCAGGATACAAAAAGCACCAAAAGAGATAG